A genomic segment from Pseudomonas sessilinigenes encodes:
- a CDS encoding LysR family transcriptional regulator, translating to MQLRALRYFHEVARCASLRQAAERLYVTPTAVSRQIEQLEHFFGSALIERGPRGIRLTVEGECLAEQVASTLRGFDQVRDVIASRQSQVAGNVSIHVSESIVSSVLAPVLAAFYRNHPKVTFNIVIASAGATLDALCSGEADLGLAFYLQERAEVEVTAQCQLWHRVLVSAEHPFAQRPSIRLEDLEDQPLAIPGSAYGVRQALEGAAKKRGVNILPVFTTSSLEVQKSLARQRAAVLILPQVDAEARDLGDGLVAVPIDDEHLERIRVDLCVYRNRPLSVATLQCQAMLTRAMQHHALAD from the coding sequence ATGCAATTACGCGCGTTGCGTTACTTTCATGAGGTGGCCCGGTGCGCCTCCTTGCGCCAGGCGGCGGAGCGCCTGTACGTGACTCCCACGGCCGTGAGCCGGCAGATCGAACAGCTGGAACACTTCTTTGGCAGCGCCCTGATCGAGCGCGGCCCCCGGGGGATTCGCCTGACGGTGGAGGGCGAGTGCCTGGCCGAGCAAGTGGCCTCGACCTTGCGCGGCTTCGACCAGGTCCGCGATGTGATTGCCAGTCGGCAAAGCCAGGTCGCCGGTAACGTCAGTATCCATGTGTCGGAAAGTATCGTTTCCAGTGTGCTGGCTCCGGTGCTGGCGGCGTTCTATCGCAATCACCCCAAGGTGACCTTCAATATCGTGATCGCCAGTGCCGGTGCCACCCTGGATGCCCTGTGCAGTGGCGAGGCCGACCTGGGCCTGGCCTTTTACCTGCAGGAACGTGCCGAGGTGGAGGTGACCGCCCAGTGCCAGTTGTGGCACCGGGTGCTGGTCAGCGCCGAGCACCCGTTCGCCCAGCGCCCAAGCATTCGCCTGGAGGATCTTGAAGACCAGCCCCTGGCGATTCCCGGCTCGGCCTATGGCGTGCGCCAGGCACTGGAAGGGGCGGCGAAGAAGCGTGGGGTGAACATCCTGCCGGTTTTCACCACCAGCTCCCTGGAAGTGCAAAAAAGCCTGGCGCGCCAGCGTGCAGCGGTGCTGATCCTGCCCCAGGTGGACGCCGAGGCTCGCGACCTGGGGGATGGCCTGGTGGCTGTGCCGATCGACGATGAGCACCTGGAGCGCATCCGTGTCGATCTGTGCGTGTATCGCAATCGCCCGTTGTCGGTGGCCACTCTCCAGTGCCAGGCGATGCTCACCCGGGCCATGCAGCATCACGCCCTGGCCGACTGA
- a CDS encoding OprD family outer membrane porin, producing MKPFALCSLALFASAPSWAQDNPQAQAPGFLEGSHLDLNLRHYYSNQHTRRDTYLGIKKAEGIERTRTRQTWVQTGMLKYSSGYTQGLVGFGVDAGLFSAVNLERGHGRVANGGDRVLVDSAGDALPTWSRLGIGDVRLRLSNTELKAGRLMTDNPVLRYKDNRALPSSFQGVGLYSNETGWLALQAGSFDRAIPRTGTGSERLTTTFGNRAYSGERISYLGATLKPGLGLEGSLYASRFENMWDQYYLGLTQRAGDKSHLALKTAFNYYHTRDQGQQRLGYIANDAFSLALTASHQAHGLTLAWQQVFGDEYFDYVWESTGNYMANSLYSDYNGPNEKSWQLRYDLDLAAFGVPGLSASLWHAKGWNIDGTHYRGDRNARNRGYNVRGLDGAQHDENGLTLAYVVQSGRFKDAVLRTIVYNHRASGGQIDGSYDELRLVGNFPFNLF from the coding sequence ATGAAACCCTTCGCACTCTGCAGCCTGGCCCTGTTCGCCAGCGCGCCCTCCTGGGCCCAGGACAACCCACAGGCCCAAGCCCCGGGATTCCTCGAGGGCAGCCACCTGGATCTGAACCTGCGTCACTACTACTCCAACCAGCACACCCGGCGTGATACCTACCTTGGGATCAAGAAAGCCGAGGGTATCGAGCGCACCCGTACCCGACAGACCTGGGTCCAGACCGGCATGCTCAAGTACAGCTCGGGCTACACCCAGGGCCTGGTCGGCTTCGGTGTCGACGCCGGGCTGTTCAGCGCGGTCAACCTGGAACGCGGCCACGGCCGGGTAGCCAATGGCGGTGATCGGGTGCTGGTGGACAGTGCCGGTGATGCTTTGCCGACCTGGAGCCGCCTGGGTATCGGCGATGTACGCCTGCGCCTGTCCAATACCGAACTCAAGGCCGGACGCCTGATGACCGACAACCCGGTGCTGCGCTACAAGGACAACCGTGCCCTGCCTTCGAGTTTCCAGGGCGTGGGCCTGTACAGCAATGAAACCGGCTGGCTGGCGCTGCAAGCCGGCAGCTTCGACCGGGCAATCCCACGGACCGGCACCGGCAGCGAGCGCTTGACCACCACGTTCGGCAATCGAGCCTACAGTGGCGAGCGCATCAGCTACCTGGGGGCAACACTCAAGCCAGGGCTGGGCCTGGAAGGCAGTCTCTATGCCTCGCGCTTCGAAAATATGTGGGACCAGTACTACCTGGGGCTGACCCAGCGCGCTGGCGATAAGAGCCATCTGGCATTGAAGACCGCATTCAACTACTACCACACCCGGGACCAGGGCCAGCAGCGCCTGGGCTACATCGCCAACGACGCCTTCAGCCTCGCACTGACCGCCAGCCACCAGGCCCACGGCCTGACCCTGGCCTGGCAGCAGGTGTTCGGCGACGAGTACTTCGACTATGTGTGGGAGTCCACTGGCAACTACATGGCCAACTCGTTGTACTCGGACTACAACGGCCCCAACGAGAAATCCTGGCAACTGCGCTACGACCTGGACCTGGCAGCCTTCGGCGTACCGGGCCTGAGCGCCAGCCTGTGGCATGCCAAGGGCTGGAACATCGACGGCACGCACTACCGTGGCGACCGCAACGCTCGCAACCGAGGCTACAACGTGCGTGGCCTGGACGGCGCCCAGCATGACGAAAACGGCCTGACGCTGGCCTATGTGGTGCAGTCCGGCAGGTTCAAGGACGCGGTACTGCGAACCATCGTCTACAACCATCGCGCCAGCGGTGGGCAGATCGACGGCAGCTACGACGAGCTGCGCCTGGTGGGCAACTTTCCGTTCAACCTGTTCTAG